One Lentibacillus cibarius DNA window includes the following coding sequences:
- a CDS encoding Crp/Fnr family transcriptional regulator: protein MAEDSLECNHSAKKLCVSLVPIFNHLDHSEQVEVAQTSRSKKYDKREMIFQAGSPSEYLYIVHKGKVKIYNLSESGKEQLIRILEPGDFMGELAIFTDEWLTSYAEAMEPTEICAIHKSDLQVLLEEKPAIAFKLLAESTKRLRQAEKNIERLSSQDVEKRLASFLIEQVKVHDSFKITLPMSKKDLASYIGSTQETLSRRLTNFEESGWIEQTGQRKIKVLDLDALRAIDD from the coding sequence ATGGCGGAGGATAGTTTGGAATGTAACCATTCAGCTAAAAAACTCTGTGTATCATTAGTACCGATATTCAACCATTTAGACCATTCAGAACAAGTTGAGGTTGCTCAAACAAGCAGAAGCAAGAAGTATGATAAAAGAGAAATGATCTTTCAAGCGGGCTCCCCTTCTGAATACTTATATATCGTCCACAAAGGCAAAGTAAAAATCTATAACCTTTCAGAGTCCGGGAAAGAACAGCTAATCCGAATTTTGGAACCCGGTGATTTCATGGGTGAACTGGCCATATTTACGGATGAATGGCTGACAAGTTATGCTGAGGCGATGGAACCGACGGAGATATGTGCTATTCATAAATCTGATTTACAGGTGCTACTTGAAGAAAAACCTGCAATCGCATTTAAGCTGCTTGCGGAAAGCACAAAACGCCTTAGGCAAGCGGAAAAGAATATTGAACGGCTTAGCTCACAAGATGTCGAAAAACGGCTGGCCTCTTTTTTAATTGAACAAGTGAAAGTACACGATTCTTTTAAAATTACATTGCCGATGAGTAAGAAAGACCTTGCTTCCTATATTGGCAGTACACAAGAAACATTAAGTCGGCGCCTGACAAATTTTGAAGAAAGCGGCTGGATTGAACAGACCGGCCAACGCAAGATTAAGGTTCTTGACTTGGACGCATTGCGTGCTATTGACGATTAA
- a CDS encoding EcsC family protein, producing MYSYEEKVYNELQAWRRDVLKRPGFITQLSKKTQTKINRMIPDKAHKIITESLKKMVQATLVGSDITTNKHQSAGLSLYEQDELLKEKLTSYRKTAVVEGAGTGAGGFFLGLADFPMLLSIKMKFLFEAAAIYGFDTNSYEERLYILHVFQLAFSRDATRRRTYYIIENWQTEKKRLTDMDWQVFQQEYRDYLDLIKLLQLLPGFGAIVGAYANHNLLDTLGETAMNAYRIRLLFTQPRDY from the coding sequence ATGTATTCTTATGAAGAAAAGGTATATAATGAACTGCAGGCATGGAGAAGAGACGTATTAAAGCGTCCAGGTTTTATAACCCAGCTTTCAAAAAAGACGCAGACAAAAATTAATAGGATGATTCCCGATAAAGCTCACAAGATTATAACGGAAAGTTTGAAAAAGATGGTTCAAGCTACATTGGTTGGATCTGATATAACAACTAATAAGCACCAATCAGCGGGTTTAAGTCTTTATGAACAGGATGAGTTATTGAAAGAAAAGCTCACATCCTACCGTAAGACAGCCGTTGTGGAAGGGGCCGGAACAGGCGCGGGTGGTTTCTTTCTTGGGCTCGCCGATTTTCCAATGCTTTTATCTATTAAAATGAAGTTTTTATTTGAAGCTGCAGCCATTTATGGATTTGACACAAATAGCTATGAAGAGCGTCTATACATTCTTCACGTGTTCCAGCTTGCCTTTTCCAGAGATGCCACACGCAGGAGGACATATTATATTATAGAAAACTGGCAAACTGAAAAAAAGCGGCTCACTGATATGGATTGGCAGGTGTTTCAGCAAGAATATCGTGATTACCTTGACTTAATAAAATTGTTACAGCTGCTACCAGGCTTCGGTGCTATTGTCGGAGCTTATGCCAATCACAACTTGCTTGATACGTTAGGAGAAACGGCGATGAATGCCTATCGTATAAGACTTTTGTTTACCCAGCCGCGTGATTATTAA